The Canis aureus isolate CA01 chromosome 9, VMU_Caureus_v.1.0, whole genome shotgun sequence genome has a segment encoding these proteins:
- the RIPK3 gene encoding receptor-interacting serine/threonine-protein kinase 3 isoform X6 yields MSGPRAPVVPAEELENPEFVGAGLLQPHCPRPWPLLSRLLQEVVLGMCYLHSQNPVLLHRDLKPSNVLLDSDLHAKLADFGLSTFQRGSRSGAGSGKSAPVYLAPELLPDVNRKASMASDVYSFGILMWAVLAGREAEIVAQTSPVREAVCERQIRPPLTKLPLPSPETPGLERLKALMQHCWSHEPKDRPSFQECQPITEEALNLVNKEMDAAVSTVKKFLCENRGSRILSAPQPGPGGIETEGPRGTTGSHDITASEMLSKLSLKESPSSAPKKWTNLPETTRAQGDKVQPARLAGLPSDSTASSPQTPETSHFENQMASPNLAQTPGPGPEGNQGARRRGTNWPPRAPGPNPIPGSPITICDSRAVQVGDYNYLIIQEGTALSTQGQAPWGMGRGWQWASHK; encoded by the exons ATG AGCGGTCCCCGAGCCCCCGTGGTGCCTGCCGAGGAACTGGAGAATCCCGAGTTCGTCGGCGCAG GACTGCTGCAGCCCCACTGTCCCCGTCCCTGGCCACTCCTCAGCCGCCTGCTGCAGGAGGTGGTGCTGGGGATGTGTTACCTGCATAGCCAGAATCCTGTGCTCCTGCACCGAGACCTCAAGCCCTCCAACGTCCTGCTGGACTCAGACCTGCACGCCAAG CTGGCAGATTTTGGCCTGTCCACATTTCAGAGAGGCTCAAGGTCAGGAGCTGGATCTGGGAAGTCAGCCCCAGTCTACCTGGCCCCAGAACTGTTGCCTGATGTAAACCGAAAGGCATCCATGGCCAGTGATGTCTACAG CTTCGGGATCCTAATGTGGGCAGTGCTAGCTGGAAGAGAAGCTGAGA tAGTGGCCCAGACATCGCCGGTGCGGGAAGCAGTGTGTGAGCGGCAGATCCGGCCCCCGTTGACCAagctgcccctgcccagccctgagACTCCTGGCTTGGAAAGACTGAAGGCATTAATGCAGCACTGCTGGAGCCATGAGCCCAAGGACAGGCCCTCCTTCCAAG AATGCCAACCGATCACCGAGGAAGCCCTCAATCTGGTAAATAAGGAGATGGATGCTGCGGTCTCCACA GTCAAGAAGTTCTTGTGTGAAAATAGAGGCAGCCGGATATTGTCTGCCCCCCAGCCAGGCCCAGGAGGGATAGAAACAGAAGGCCCTAGGGGGACCACAGGAAGCCATGATATCACAGCCTCTGAAATGCTAAGCAAACTAAGTCTGAAGGAGTCCCCCAGCTCTGCTCCTAAAAAATGGACAAACCTTCCTGAGACGACCAGGGCACAGGGAGATAAGGTTCAGCCTGCCCGGTTAGCAGGGCTACCTTCTGATTCAACAGCCTCATCTCCCCAAACTCCAGAGACTTCACATTTTGAAAATCAGATGGCCAGCCCCAACTTGGCTCAGACCCCAGGTCCTGGACCTGAAGGGAATCAG GGGGCTAGGAGACGTGGCACCAACTGGCCTCCCAGGGCACCAGGGCCTAATCCAATACCAG GTAGCCCTATTACCATATGTGACAGCCGTGCGGTGCAGGTGGGAGACTACAACTATTTGATTATACAAGAAGGAACTGCCTTGTCCACACAAGGACAGGCACCTTGGGGCATGGGTAGAGGCTGGCAGTGGGCCTCGCACAAGTAG
- the RIPK3 gene encoding receptor-interacting serine/threonine-protein kinase 3 isoform X7, whose translation MSGGRLWQSGPRAPVVPAEELENPEFVGAGGFGAVFRAWHRTWRTGVAVKILEGEAISREVRAMASLCNQHLLLPLGVTQKLQWEYACGPALLTPFMENGSLVGLLQPHCPRPWPLLSRLLQEVVLGMCYLHSQNPVLLHRDLKPSNVLLDSDLHAKLADFGLSTFQRGSRSGAGSGKSAPVYLAPELLPDVNRKASMASDVYSFGILMWAVLAGREAEIVAQTSPVREAVCERQIRPPLTKLPLPSPETPGLERLKALMQHCWSHEPKDRPSFQECQPITEEALNLVNKEMDAAVSTVEPFDPQLVSGVESYGLAELHRRAPSHGAGRRHRDSSDRTAAASRLEGRGGERWQPRPPRPKS comes from the exons ATGTCTGGCGGCAGGTTATG GCAGAGCGGTCCCCGAGCCCCCGTGGTGCCTGCCGAGGAACTGGAGAATCCCGAGTTCGTCGGCGCAGGTGGGTTCGGGGCGGTGTTCCGCGCGTGGCACAGGACGTGGCGCACGGGTGTGGCGGTCAAGATCTTGGAGGG GGAGGCGATATCCAGGGAGGTGAGGGCCATGGCCAGTCTGTGTAACCAGCACCTGCTGCTCCCGCTGGGAGTCACCCAGAAGCTGCAGTGGGAATATGCCTGTGGGCCTGCTCTGCTGACTCCATTTATGGAAAATGGTTCCCTAGTAGGACTGCTGCAGCCCCACTGTCCCCGTCCCTGGCCACTCCTCAGCCGCCTGCTGCAGGAGGTGGTGCTGGGGATGTGTTACCTGCATAGCCAGAATCCTGTGCTCCTGCACCGAGACCTCAAGCCCTCCAACGTCCTGCTGGACTCAGACCTGCACGCCAAG CTGGCAGATTTTGGCCTGTCCACATTTCAGAGAGGCTCAAGGTCAGGAGCTGGATCTGGGAAGTCAGCCCCAGTCTACCTGGCCCCAGAACTGTTGCCTGATGTAAACCGAAAGGCATCCATGGCCAGTGATGTCTACAG CTTCGGGATCCTAATGTGGGCAGTGCTAGCTGGAAGAGAAGCTGAGA tAGTGGCCCAGACATCGCCGGTGCGGGAAGCAGTGTGTGAGCGGCAGATCCGGCCCCCGTTGACCAagctgcccctgcccagccctgagACTCCTGGCTTGGAAAGACTGAAGGCATTAATGCAGCACTGCTGGAGCCATGAGCCCAAGGACAGGCCCTCCTTCCAAG AATGCCAACCGATCACCGAGGAAGCCCTCAATCTGGTAAATAAGGAGATGGATGCTGCGGTCTCCACA GTGGAGCCCTTTGACCCTCAGCTGGTGTCTGGAGTGGAGAGCTATGGCCTGGCAGAGCTACACAGACGTGCCCCCTCCCATGGGGCTGGACGGCGCCACAGGGACAGTTCAGACCGCACAGCAGCTGCAtccaggctggaggggaggggaggggaacgGTGGCAACCCCGTCCACCCCGACCCAAGTCCTAG
- the RIPK3 gene encoding receptor-interacting serine/threonine-protein kinase 3 isoform X2 codes for MSGPRAPVVPAEELENPEFVGAGGFGAVFRAWHRTWRTGVAVKILEGEAISREVRAMASLCNQHLLLPLGVTQKLQWEYACGPALLTPFMENGSLVGLLQPHCPRPWPLLSRLLQEVVLGMCYLHSQNPVLLHRDLKPSNVLLDSDLHAKLADFGLSTFQRGSRSGAGSGKSAPVYLAPELLPDVNRKASMASDVYSFGILMWAVLAGREAEIVAQTSPVREAVCERQIRPPLTKLPLPSPETPGLERLKALMQHCWSHEPKDRPSFQECQPITEEALNLVNKEMDAAVSTVKKFLCENRGSRILSAPQPGPGGIETEGPRGTTGSHDITASEMLSKLSLKESPSSAPKKWTNLPETTRAQGDKVQPARLAGLPSDSTASSPQTPETSHFENQMASPNLAQTPGPGPEGNQGARRRGTNWPPRAPGPNPIPGSPITICDSRAVQVGDYNYLIIQEGTALSTQGQAPWGMGRGWQWASHK; via the exons ATG AGCGGTCCCCGAGCCCCCGTGGTGCCTGCCGAGGAACTGGAGAATCCCGAGTTCGTCGGCGCAGGTGGGTTCGGGGCGGTGTTCCGCGCGTGGCACAGGACGTGGCGCACGGGTGTGGCGGTCAAGATCTTGGAGGG GGAGGCGATATCCAGGGAGGTGAGGGCCATGGCCAGTCTGTGTAACCAGCACCTGCTGCTCCCGCTGGGAGTCACCCAGAAGCTGCAGTGGGAATATGCCTGTGGGCCTGCTCTGCTGACTCCATTTATGGAAAATGGTTCCCTAGTAGGACTGCTGCAGCCCCACTGTCCCCGTCCCTGGCCACTCCTCAGCCGCCTGCTGCAGGAGGTGGTGCTGGGGATGTGTTACCTGCATAGCCAGAATCCTGTGCTCCTGCACCGAGACCTCAAGCCCTCCAACGTCCTGCTGGACTCAGACCTGCACGCCAAG CTGGCAGATTTTGGCCTGTCCACATTTCAGAGAGGCTCAAGGTCAGGAGCTGGATCTGGGAAGTCAGCCCCAGTCTACCTGGCCCCAGAACTGTTGCCTGATGTAAACCGAAAGGCATCCATGGCCAGTGATGTCTACAG CTTCGGGATCCTAATGTGGGCAGTGCTAGCTGGAAGAGAAGCTGAGA tAGTGGCCCAGACATCGCCGGTGCGGGAAGCAGTGTGTGAGCGGCAGATCCGGCCCCCGTTGACCAagctgcccctgcccagccctgagACTCCTGGCTTGGAAAGACTGAAGGCATTAATGCAGCACTGCTGGAGCCATGAGCCCAAGGACAGGCCCTCCTTCCAAG AATGCCAACCGATCACCGAGGAAGCCCTCAATCTGGTAAATAAGGAGATGGATGCTGCGGTCTCCACA GTCAAGAAGTTCTTGTGTGAAAATAGAGGCAGCCGGATATTGTCTGCCCCCCAGCCAGGCCCAGGAGGGATAGAAACAGAAGGCCCTAGGGGGACCACAGGAAGCCATGATATCACAGCCTCTGAAATGCTAAGCAAACTAAGTCTGAAGGAGTCCCCCAGCTCTGCTCCTAAAAAATGGACAAACCTTCCTGAGACGACCAGGGCACAGGGAGATAAGGTTCAGCCTGCCCGGTTAGCAGGGCTACCTTCTGATTCAACAGCCTCATCTCCCCAAACTCCAGAGACTTCACATTTTGAAAATCAGATGGCCAGCCCCAACTTGGCTCAGACCCCAGGTCCTGGACCTGAAGGGAATCAG GGGGCTAGGAGACGTGGCACCAACTGGCCTCCCAGGGCACCAGGGCCTAATCCAATACCAG GTAGCCCTATTACCATATGTGACAGCCGTGCGGTGCAGGTGGGAGACTACAACTATTTGATTATACAAGAAGGAACTGCCTTGTCCACACAAGGACAGGCACCTTGGGGCATGGGTAGAGGCTGGCAGTGGGCCTCGCACAAGTAG
- the RIPK3 gene encoding receptor-interacting serine/threonine-protein kinase 3 isoform X1, whose product MSGGRLWQSGPRAPVVPAEELENPEFVGAGGFGAVFRAWHRTWRTGVAVKILEGEAISREVRAMASLCNQHLLLPLGVTQKLQWEYACGPALLTPFMENGSLVGLLQPHCPRPWPLLSRLLQEVVLGMCYLHSQNPVLLHRDLKPSNVLLDSDLHAKLADFGLSTFQRGSRSGAGSGKSAPVYLAPELLPDVNRKASMASDVYSFGILMWAVLAGREAEIVAQTSPVREAVCERQIRPPLTKLPLPSPETPGLERLKALMQHCWSHEPKDRPSFQECQPITEEALNLVNKEMDAAVSTVKKFLCENRGSRILSAPQPGPGGIETEGPRGTTGSHDITASEMLSKLSLKESPSSAPKKWTNLPETTRAQGDKVQPARLAGLPSDSTASSPQTPETSHFENQMASPNLAQTPGPGPEGNQGARRRGTNWPPRAPGPNPIPGSPITICDSRAVQVGDYNYLIIQEGTALSTQGQAPWGMGRGWQWASHK is encoded by the exons ATGTCTGGCGGCAGGTTATG GCAGAGCGGTCCCCGAGCCCCCGTGGTGCCTGCCGAGGAACTGGAGAATCCCGAGTTCGTCGGCGCAGGTGGGTTCGGGGCGGTGTTCCGCGCGTGGCACAGGACGTGGCGCACGGGTGTGGCGGTCAAGATCTTGGAGGG GGAGGCGATATCCAGGGAGGTGAGGGCCATGGCCAGTCTGTGTAACCAGCACCTGCTGCTCCCGCTGGGAGTCACCCAGAAGCTGCAGTGGGAATATGCCTGTGGGCCTGCTCTGCTGACTCCATTTATGGAAAATGGTTCCCTAGTAGGACTGCTGCAGCCCCACTGTCCCCGTCCCTGGCCACTCCTCAGCCGCCTGCTGCAGGAGGTGGTGCTGGGGATGTGTTACCTGCATAGCCAGAATCCTGTGCTCCTGCACCGAGACCTCAAGCCCTCCAACGTCCTGCTGGACTCAGACCTGCACGCCAAG CTGGCAGATTTTGGCCTGTCCACATTTCAGAGAGGCTCAAGGTCAGGAGCTGGATCTGGGAAGTCAGCCCCAGTCTACCTGGCCCCAGAACTGTTGCCTGATGTAAACCGAAAGGCATCCATGGCCAGTGATGTCTACAG CTTCGGGATCCTAATGTGGGCAGTGCTAGCTGGAAGAGAAGCTGAGA tAGTGGCCCAGACATCGCCGGTGCGGGAAGCAGTGTGTGAGCGGCAGATCCGGCCCCCGTTGACCAagctgcccctgcccagccctgagACTCCTGGCTTGGAAAGACTGAAGGCATTAATGCAGCACTGCTGGAGCCATGAGCCCAAGGACAGGCCCTCCTTCCAAG AATGCCAACCGATCACCGAGGAAGCCCTCAATCTGGTAAATAAGGAGATGGATGCTGCGGTCTCCACA GTCAAGAAGTTCTTGTGTGAAAATAGAGGCAGCCGGATATTGTCTGCCCCCCAGCCAGGCCCAGGAGGGATAGAAACAGAAGGCCCTAGGGGGACCACAGGAAGCCATGATATCACAGCCTCTGAAATGCTAAGCAAACTAAGTCTGAAGGAGTCCCCCAGCTCTGCTCCTAAAAAATGGACAAACCTTCCTGAGACGACCAGGGCACAGGGAGATAAGGTTCAGCCTGCCCGGTTAGCAGGGCTACCTTCTGATTCAACAGCCTCATCTCCCCAAACTCCAGAGACTTCACATTTTGAAAATCAGATGGCCAGCCCCAACTTGGCTCAGACCCCAGGTCCTGGACCTGAAGGGAATCAG GGGGCTAGGAGACGTGGCACCAACTGGCCTCCCAGGGCACCAGGGCCTAATCCAATACCAG GTAGCCCTATTACCATATGTGACAGCCGTGCGGTGCAGGTGGGAGACTACAACTATTTGATTATACAAGAAGGAACTGCCTTGTCCACACAAGGACAGGCACCTTGGGGCATGGGTAGAGGCTGGCAGTGGGCCTCGCACAAGTAG
- the RIPK3 gene encoding receptor-interacting serine/threonine-protein kinase 3 isoform X4 codes for MSGGRLWQSGPRAPVVPAEELENPEFVGAGGFGAVFRAWHRTWRTGVAVKILEGEAISREVRAMASLCNQHLLLPLGVTQKLQWEYACGPALLTPFMENGSLVGLLQPHCPRPWPLLSRLLQEVVLGMCYLHSQNPVLLHRDLKPSNVLLDSDLHAKLADFGLSTFQRGSRSGAGSGKSAPVYLAPELLPDVNRKASMASDVYSFGILMWAVLAGREAEIVAQTSPVREAVCERQIRPPLTKLPLPSPETPGLERLKALMQHCWSHEPKDRPSFQECQPITEEALNLVNKEMDAAVSTVKKFLCENRGSRILSAPQPGPGGIETEGPRGTTGSHDITASEMLSKLSLKESPSSAPKKWTNLPETTRAQGDKVQPARLAGLPSDSTASSPQTPETSHFENQMASPNLAQTPGPGPEGNQVALLPYVTAVRCRWETTTI; via the exons ATGTCTGGCGGCAGGTTATG GCAGAGCGGTCCCCGAGCCCCCGTGGTGCCTGCCGAGGAACTGGAGAATCCCGAGTTCGTCGGCGCAGGTGGGTTCGGGGCGGTGTTCCGCGCGTGGCACAGGACGTGGCGCACGGGTGTGGCGGTCAAGATCTTGGAGGG GGAGGCGATATCCAGGGAGGTGAGGGCCATGGCCAGTCTGTGTAACCAGCACCTGCTGCTCCCGCTGGGAGTCACCCAGAAGCTGCAGTGGGAATATGCCTGTGGGCCTGCTCTGCTGACTCCATTTATGGAAAATGGTTCCCTAGTAGGACTGCTGCAGCCCCACTGTCCCCGTCCCTGGCCACTCCTCAGCCGCCTGCTGCAGGAGGTGGTGCTGGGGATGTGTTACCTGCATAGCCAGAATCCTGTGCTCCTGCACCGAGACCTCAAGCCCTCCAACGTCCTGCTGGACTCAGACCTGCACGCCAAG CTGGCAGATTTTGGCCTGTCCACATTTCAGAGAGGCTCAAGGTCAGGAGCTGGATCTGGGAAGTCAGCCCCAGTCTACCTGGCCCCAGAACTGTTGCCTGATGTAAACCGAAAGGCATCCATGGCCAGTGATGTCTACAG CTTCGGGATCCTAATGTGGGCAGTGCTAGCTGGAAGAGAAGCTGAGA tAGTGGCCCAGACATCGCCGGTGCGGGAAGCAGTGTGTGAGCGGCAGATCCGGCCCCCGTTGACCAagctgcccctgcccagccctgagACTCCTGGCTTGGAAAGACTGAAGGCATTAATGCAGCACTGCTGGAGCCATGAGCCCAAGGACAGGCCCTCCTTCCAAG AATGCCAACCGATCACCGAGGAAGCCCTCAATCTGGTAAATAAGGAGATGGATGCTGCGGTCTCCACA GTCAAGAAGTTCTTGTGTGAAAATAGAGGCAGCCGGATATTGTCTGCCCCCCAGCCAGGCCCAGGAGGGATAGAAACAGAAGGCCCTAGGGGGACCACAGGAAGCCATGATATCACAGCCTCTGAAATGCTAAGCAAACTAAGTCTGAAGGAGTCCCCCAGCTCTGCTCCTAAAAAATGGACAAACCTTCCTGAGACGACCAGGGCACAGGGAGATAAGGTTCAGCCTGCCCGGTTAGCAGGGCTACCTTCTGATTCAACAGCCTCATCTCCCCAAACTCCAGAGACTTCACATTTTGAAAATCAGATGGCCAGCCCCAACTTGGCTCAGACCCCAGGTCCTGGACCTGAAGGGAATCAG GTAGCCCTATTACCATATGTGACAGCCGTGCGGTGCAGGTGGGAGACTACAACTATTTGA
- the RIPK3 gene encoding receptor-interacting serine/threonine-protein kinase 3 isoform X5: MSGPRAPVVPAEELENPEFVGAVGLLQPHCPRPWPLLSRLLQEVVLGMCYLHSQNPVLLHRDLKPSNVLLDSDLHAKLADFGLSTFQRGSRSGAGSGKSAPVYLAPELLPDVNRKASMASDVYSFGILMWAVLAGREAEIVAQTSPVREAVCERQIRPPLTKLPLPSPETPGLERLKALMQHCWSHEPKDRPSFQECQPITEEALNLVNKEMDAAVSTVKKFLCENRGSRILSAPQPGPGGIETEGPRGTTGSHDITASEMLSKLSLKESPSSAPKKWTNLPETTRAQGDKVQPARLAGLPSDSTASSPQTPETSHFENQMASPNLAQTPGPGPEGNQGARRRGTNWPPRAPGPNPIPGSPITICDSRAVQVGDYNYLIIQEGTALSTQGQAPWGMGRGWQWASHK, from the exons ATG AGCGGTCCCCGAGCCCCCGTGGTGCCTGCCGAGGAACTGGAGAATCCCGAGTTCGTCGGCGCAG TAGGACTGCTGCAGCCCCACTGTCCCCGTCCCTGGCCACTCCTCAGCCGCCTGCTGCAGGAGGTGGTGCTGGGGATGTGTTACCTGCATAGCCAGAATCCTGTGCTCCTGCACCGAGACCTCAAGCCCTCCAACGTCCTGCTGGACTCAGACCTGCACGCCAAG CTGGCAGATTTTGGCCTGTCCACATTTCAGAGAGGCTCAAGGTCAGGAGCTGGATCTGGGAAGTCAGCCCCAGTCTACCTGGCCCCAGAACTGTTGCCTGATGTAAACCGAAAGGCATCCATGGCCAGTGATGTCTACAG CTTCGGGATCCTAATGTGGGCAGTGCTAGCTGGAAGAGAAGCTGAGA tAGTGGCCCAGACATCGCCGGTGCGGGAAGCAGTGTGTGAGCGGCAGATCCGGCCCCCGTTGACCAagctgcccctgcccagccctgagACTCCTGGCTTGGAAAGACTGAAGGCATTAATGCAGCACTGCTGGAGCCATGAGCCCAAGGACAGGCCCTCCTTCCAAG AATGCCAACCGATCACCGAGGAAGCCCTCAATCTGGTAAATAAGGAGATGGATGCTGCGGTCTCCACA GTCAAGAAGTTCTTGTGTGAAAATAGAGGCAGCCGGATATTGTCTGCCCCCCAGCCAGGCCCAGGAGGGATAGAAACAGAAGGCCCTAGGGGGACCACAGGAAGCCATGATATCACAGCCTCTGAAATGCTAAGCAAACTAAGTCTGAAGGAGTCCCCCAGCTCTGCTCCTAAAAAATGGACAAACCTTCCTGAGACGACCAGGGCACAGGGAGATAAGGTTCAGCCTGCCCGGTTAGCAGGGCTACCTTCTGATTCAACAGCCTCATCTCCCCAAACTCCAGAGACTTCACATTTTGAAAATCAGATGGCCAGCCCCAACTTGGCTCAGACCCCAGGTCCTGGACCTGAAGGGAATCAG GGGGCTAGGAGACGTGGCACCAACTGGCCTCCCAGGGCACCAGGGCCTAATCCAATACCAG GTAGCCCTATTACCATATGTGACAGCCGTGCGGTGCAGGTGGGAGACTACAACTATTTGATTATACAAGAAGGAACTGCCTTGTCCACACAAGGACAGGCACCTTGGGGCATGGGTAGAGGCTGGCAGTGGGCCTCGCACAAGTAG
- the RIPK3 gene encoding receptor-interacting serine/threonine-protein kinase 3 isoform X3: protein MAERSPSPRGACRGTGESRVRRRREAISREVRAMASLCNQHLLLPLGVTQKLQWEYACGPALLTPFMENGSLVGLLQPHCPRPWPLLSRLLQEVVLGMCYLHSQNPVLLHRDLKPSNVLLDSDLHAKLADFGLSTFQRGSRSGAGSGKSAPVYLAPELLPDVNRKASMASDVYSFGILMWAVLAGREAEIVAQTSPVREAVCERQIRPPLTKLPLPSPETPGLERLKALMQHCWSHEPKDRPSFQECQPITEEALNLVNKEMDAAVSTVKKFLCENRGSRILSAPQPGPGGIETEGPRGTTGSHDITASEMLSKLSLKESPSSAPKKWTNLPETTRAQGDKVQPARLAGLPSDSTASSPQTPETSHFENQMASPNLAQTPGPGPEGNQGARRRGTNWPPRAPGPNPIPGSPITICDSRAVQVGDYNYLIIQEGTALSTQGQAPWGMGRGWQWASHK, encoded by the exons ATG GCAGAGCGGTCCCCGAGCCCCCGTGGTGCCTGCCGAGGAACTGGAGAATCCCGAGTTCGTCGGCGCAG GGAGGCGATATCCAGGGAGGTGAGGGCCATGGCCAGTCTGTGTAACCAGCACCTGCTGCTCCCGCTGGGAGTCACCCAGAAGCTGCAGTGGGAATATGCCTGTGGGCCTGCTCTGCTGACTCCATTTATGGAAAATGGTTCCCTAGTAGGACTGCTGCAGCCCCACTGTCCCCGTCCCTGGCCACTCCTCAGCCGCCTGCTGCAGGAGGTGGTGCTGGGGATGTGTTACCTGCATAGCCAGAATCCTGTGCTCCTGCACCGAGACCTCAAGCCCTCCAACGTCCTGCTGGACTCAGACCTGCACGCCAAG CTGGCAGATTTTGGCCTGTCCACATTTCAGAGAGGCTCAAGGTCAGGAGCTGGATCTGGGAAGTCAGCCCCAGTCTACCTGGCCCCAGAACTGTTGCCTGATGTAAACCGAAAGGCATCCATGGCCAGTGATGTCTACAG CTTCGGGATCCTAATGTGGGCAGTGCTAGCTGGAAGAGAAGCTGAGA tAGTGGCCCAGACATCGCCGGTGCGGGAAGCAGTGTGTGAGCGGCAGATCCGGCCCCCGTTGACCAagctgcccctgcccagccctgagACTCCTGGCTTGGAAAGACTGAAGGCATTAATGCAGCACTGCTGGAGCCATGAGCCCAAGGACAGGCCCTCCTTCCAAG AATGCCAACCGATCACCGAGGAAGCCCTCAATCTGGTAAATAAGGAGATGGATGCTGCGGTCTCCACA GTCAAGAAGTTCTTGTGTGAAAATAGAGGCAGCCGGATATTGTCTGCCCCCCAGCCAGGCCCAGGAGGGATAGAAACAGAAGGCCCTAGGGGGACCACAGGAAGCCATGATATCACAGCCTCTGAAATGCTAAGCAAACTAAGTCTGAAGGAGTCCCCCAGCTCTGCTCCTAAAAAATGGACAAACCTTCCTGAGACGACCAGGGCACAGGGAGATAAGGTTCAGCCTGCCCGGTTAGCAGGGCTACCTTCTGATTCAACAGCCTCATCTCCCCAAACTCCAGAGACTTCACATTTTGAAAATCAGATGGCCAGCCCCAACTTGGCTCAGACCCCAGGTCCTGGACCTGAAGGGAATCAG GGGGCTAGGAGACGTGGCACCAACTGGCCTCCCAGGGCACCAGGGCCTAATCCAATACCAG GTAGCCCTATTACCATATGTGACAGCCGTGCGGTGCAGGTGGGAGACTACAACTATTTGATTATACAAGAAGGAACTGCCTTGTCCACACAAGGACAGGCACCTTGGGGCATGGGTAGAGGCTGGCAGTGGGCCTCGCACAAGTAG